aaatgtgaaagaggtCAGGTGTTGTGAATTCTTCTGCAAAGcactgtaacaaaaaaaaaatcacaaattacaATGGTAATGTCCACCCTATTACCTTGCTGAGAGGAGCGGTAGGATCCTATGGGCCTCTGGGGCATCATGCTATTCCCTTGGCTGGCTTGTCCCATCATGCCCATCGCCTGCTGTCCCTGATACTGTCCTGCTGAGTGGGCTGAGGAGTGGTGTGGAGGAGCAGATTGTTGGTGCATCATGGAGACTGGGAAGACGGTGAAGCAGCAATCTCGAACATTAAAAGTTGGTTCACAATTTTCTATTCATAAGGCAATTTAACGATCATACACTGGTAGAAATGCAAggttaaactaatttaaaggAACTTTAACTGCATGCCAGACACAGGAAAAGGGCAAAAGGCAGGATCTCTTTGAAGAGATTCCTTTGTGCAGGggtataaatgaaaataaagccaGGGAATTAGCATGTAAACTGAAATCcagtaaaaatacacaaacctTCAGAGAAAGATAGGCTTTATCTTAGCCCAGGTGGTCAGAGATCTGAAAGGCATAAGCCTTTCAGATAAGAAATCAGGAGGCAGAGCACACCTGTGATGAACTGAATGTGAAGGGAGCATAGGTTCTCACAGCAGTTATGTAAGTAAGTATGTTGACCAAGAGAAAGGCATTTGCCATatggtaaaaagagaaaaaaaacattccaaaggaaataaatgcattttatattaaaaacaacaaagtagaaataatgttttcaggggcaaaatactgtatatgtttcttttaagaaacatattttaaattatggaTCAGCGACTGAGCTTCATTATTCCTGGCTCACCTTGACTCGACTGCATGTTGAGGTTGCTGCAaggggaggaggaagatgagggcgtggaggagaaagaagaagaggaaccATAACCTGCCTTTGGGCCCTGGACCAGGCTACCCTGAGAGGAGGGCGTAGCATGGCTGTAGCCAGATGCCGAGCTACTGTAGATACTGGTAGATGGAATAGCCGACTGCATGTGACCTGATTGCATGGGGGCATGGCTCGGGCCTAATGACACAATAAGAGGAGGCCAGTGCACAATCTCATGTGATATCATGGTATGGTAATCAGCGTACCACATTCAGTTCATCCTAAAGGAAAGCTCAGGCTGGGTGTAAAATAGTATGAATGATTGATTATGAGAATAAGATTAAGagactgaaaagaaaagctgaaatcactataactgcaaaaaaaaaaatgtataagttAAATATAAACCTAAAGGTGTCAGCAAGCAATCGGGTAATTAAAATAGGCATTGATGCAGACATTAAGTGGCTACATGCAGCACAGTCAGCATTAGATAAACACACAACAGGTAAAGagatgaaacacaaaacagtatgTGTGTTTGCAACATCTGTGGCTGAACATGCCAATATAAAATCCACACTTGTCACCAACCATTGCTCATTTGACTCTGCATCATGGATGTGGCGGTCACTCCTGTTCCAGTGCTGTCATTGAGGTTGCTTGGAGCATGTCCCCCACTGTGGCTCATTCTTCCATGATCCATGGACATGTTGGAACTAGGAGGCTAAATGAACAGAATTACAACATCACTTCATTCCACTGgctgttattttttgtcatgCCTGTTTTGAGTCATGGATTGGTGCACTAACTGATCAGCTCTGTTGCATGCTCCTAGAAACCACATGACAGGCAGACTTACAGCTGGTAGAAGTGACTGCATGTTCTGATTAGAATCAGCTATTGTGGCCAAGTAAACAAGATTCCTGTGCAGAATCTGCTGATACCTGGAAAGGtggaaatatttgcataaatttaCATGACCTTTGTAGGACTTTGGACtatttacaacaacaacaacaaaagtcaCTCACTGTGTGCACTCAGCTGTCTTGCCTTTACTTTGGTAGTCCATAATGCATTGTATTAGATGATGATTTTCATCCAACAtctatgggaaagagaaagcaACCTCAATCTATATCTGGCATTTAAAGTGCTTGGAAAATTGAACGCTAAATTGCTTTCCATCTCTCTTGGACAAAACCATTGAAGGAGCTACTGCCATTACCCACTGTATTGTAGCTTCTGACGGCTCAGTGCTTCTCTGTGCTAACCTAACCTAGACAGAGCTAAAGATGATcgatatatttatatatatatatatatatatatatatatatatatatatatatatatatatatatatatatatatatatatgggagGGGGGTGACACTACAGGTTGTTACAGGAAGGATGAACAGCAACAGAAATTATGCTTACTGATGTTGATGTATCTTTAATAACTTGCCAACTTTTCACTGAACTTAATCATTAATAGCAGTGTCAACTAGGAAATTTCTATCAAACCCTAGAAATtcgttccttttttttatttttcttttcatggcTGAAGCTGAATATTTGCACTGGTCAGACAGCTTGAGTGAGAAAGATTGCATCAAGGAAGCAGGTATCCAGTCAGAGAAGAGCGCTTATACCGACCCTCACCGTGATGGCTTTGTTTGGTTCGCACCTTCACTACTAGTTGCCCTTTCTTTGATATTCACCTCGGGCTATATACTTTCCCTGAGGTCAACCACTCACACCCTCGTCCACAGCGACATTTAGCTGTAAATGACGCGACGCTCcgagtttttcttatttttggttttgatttgtttttattttttttatatttatatatatatatatatatatatatattttttttttttttttaccttttggaTGGTTTGCTGTGTCACCTCCCCTTTACTCCTGGGACGCGTCGATGAAAACGCCACAGACATGTTGACATATGGGACATAAAAGCGCTCcttttattctaatatttatTATCTAGAGCGCAGCCTTCTATTTGGTTACATAGTTTCTGTACaacgaggggaaaaaaaggaggggGTGGGAGTGCAAAACTATGATTGTTGTGATGATAGGAGAAACAATGGAGAGCTCATCGTGTATCTGGACGGAAACAAACACCTGATTTTGCGCAAAGCCCCATTTATGgtctgaatttaaataatatcatCATGAAGAAAGTGTTTATGTGCTGAGGGACATCCCTCTGTCTCCTCCGTTGGTACAGCCCAGGCTCTGGATAGGCTGCCGCTAGATGGGGTATCCATGAGGCAAATAAAGCAGTAGAGGGCTACGTGCGCTGTTCAGGGCACAGACTGACAGAGAAGCAATTACTGAAGTTGTTTTCAGCGCCTTAATTGGTTTGTGTGAAATAAGTTCTAATAATGTAATTTGTttcaaatgacattttcttttaaaacagaaaatctatGTTGTCAAAGGGGATTTGACGGAAACCTCAAAAGTGCGTCGCAACAAATTCAAAAACCAGGTTTAAATAACTCAATTCAAAAAGTTATTCAATTTCTATATAGCTACATAGACAACCCGTGATATATTTCAATgtatagggtttttttttttagatcgaTAACTTTTTACATATAATGGAAAGCCAGAGTCCAGTTTCTCAGGGAATGTACAAGAATGTCACCTCAGACTGTATACTTTATTGGGACTCATTTTTCATGAATTATTGCATTGGTGTGTGGCACCAGAAGTTATGTGGTTTTGGTCTATTGCCACACCTTCCTCTTGATAAGACCCCACAAACATTTTTGGGGGTTCAGGTTAAGCAAATTTGTTGATCAAGCACAGTGATAAACATGGTAATTAAGTCAGCTGATTGTTTTGTGGGAATGCTCcaaatacagctgaaaaattacaaattactcAAAATTGACCTCAAGCAACATTGCCTCTGTGGTACTTTACTCTTCCTTCACAGGaagatttttctaaaagaacCGAACATTTACCTGAAAACAAGGTCTTTGGAGACTGAACATTTCAGTTTTCCCACCTCTGACATGGTAGTACAGGAGTAGATTCACAAAATGAATCCAACAGTTGTATCCCATAAGTCTGTTTGTGCTCAAGTCTGTGCCTCAGGCACAAACTCCATAGTATGCAAATTCTCTGGACTAAGCAGCACAGCTCCACAAGCCTTCCGTTTGTGGTCAATTCTGTTGCTAATGTGTTTTCTCCCACAATATGCTTTTCACTTCAACTCTTTAATATAGTAGGGAATCAGCTACTGCTGGAAATCAGTCATACTTGCCCCATGATTTTGTAAGccatgtttgtaaaaactcCTCACCAGGTCTTGTCGAATAGTTGATTCACTGAAATTAAGCTGTTCCAGGCATATCCCACCCAAAGGAAGATTTAGCAGCTGCTGGAAGAACAAAATTTCTTAATCTGTCCTGGGAACACCTCTGGCTTTCCCAAGAGGAACTGAACCAAGTGACTGTTGAAAGGAAAGTCTGGGTCTCTGCCCTCACCATCCAGCAAAAGCCAATTGGAGGACAT
The genomic region above belongs to Xiphophorus maculatus strain JP 163 A chromosome 1, X_maculatus-5.0-male, whole genome shotgun sequence and contains:
- the ss18l1 gene encoding calcium-responsive transactivator isoform X2 — encoded protein: MSVAFSSTRPRSKGEVTQQTIQKMLDENHHLIQCIMDYQSKGKTAECTQYQQILHRNLVYLATIADSNQNMQSLLPAPPSSNMSMDHGRMSHSGGHAPSNLNDSTGTGVTATSMMQSQMSNGPSHAPMQSGHMQSAIPSTSIYSSSASGYSHATPSSQGSLVQGPKAGYGSSSSFSSTPSSSSSPCSNLNMQSSQAHSAGQYQGQQAMGMMGQASQGNSMMPQRPIGSYRSSQQGLGEYSYQQSSYGEQGYDRSLDESSQHYYEGGNSQYNQQQTLYQQRSGQQQPFSQQQYSSQQGYSGQPQGYGPSQGGSSQFSQYQQSQSQQYGSYRASQGGSGAQTQRPYSYEQGQYGNY
- the ss18l1 gene encoding calcium-responsive transactivator isoform X1, giving the protein MSVAFSSTRPRSKGEVTQQTIQKMLDENHHLIQCIMDYQSKGKTAECTQYQQILHRNLVYLATIADSNQNMQSLLPAPPSSNMSMDHGRMSHSGGHAPSNLNDSTGTGVTATSMMQSQMSNGPSHAPMQSGHMQSAIPSTSIYSSSASGYSHATPSSQGSLVQGPKAGYGSSSSFSSTPSSSSSPCSNLNMQSSQAHSAGQYQGQQAMGMMGQASQGNSMMPQRPIGSYRSSQQESVQHYMGQDERYGEQYGHTQSSTEPINQQYYADGLGEYSYQQSSYGEQGYDRSLDESSQHYYEGGNSQYNQQQTLYQQRSGQQQPFSQQQYSSQQGYSGQPQGYGPSQGGSSQFSQYQQSQSQQYGSYRASQGGSGAQTQRPYSYEQGQYGNY
- the ss18l1 gene encoding calcium-responsive transactivator isoform X4, producing the protein MSVAFSSTRPRSKGEVTQQTIQKMLDENHHLIQCIMDYQSKGKTAECTQYQQILHRNLVYLATIADSNQNMQSLLPAPPSSNMSMDHGRMSHSGGHAPSNLNDSTGTGVTATSMMQSQMSNGPSHAPMQSGHMQSAIPSTSIYSSSASGYSHATPSSQGSLVQGPKAGYGSSSSFSSTPSSSSSPCSNLNMQSSQVSMMHQQSAPPHHSSAHSAGQYQGQQAMGMMGQASQGNSMMPQRPIGSYRSSQQESVQHYMGQDERYGEQYGHTQSSTEPINQQYYADGLGEYSYQQSSYGEQGYDRSLDESSQHYYEGGNSQYNQQQTLYQQRSGQQQPFSQQQYSSQQGYSGQPQGYGPSQGGSSQFSQYQQSQSQQYGSYRASQGGSGAQTQRPYSYEQGQYGNY
- the ss18l1 gene encoding calcium-responsive transactivator isoform X3; the encoded protein is MSVAFSSTRPRSKGEVTQQTIQKMLDENHHLIQCIMDYQSKGKTAECTQYQQILHRNLVYLATIADSNQNMQSLLPAPPSSNMSMDHGRMSHSGGHAPSNLNDSTGTGVTATSMMQSQMSNVSMMHQQSAPPHHSSAHSAGQYQGQQAMGMMGQASQGNSMMPQRPIGSYRSSQQESVQHYMGQDERYGEQYGHTQSSTEPINQQYYADGLGEYSYQQSSYGEQGYDRSLDESSQHYYEGGNSQYNQQQTLYQQRSGQQQPFSQQQYSSQQGYSGQPQGYGPSQGGSSQFSQYQQSQSQQYGSYRASQGGSGAQTQRPYSYEQGQYGNY